One window from the genome of Bacillus kexueae encodes:
- a CDS encoding gamma-glutamylcyclotransferase family protein, giving the protein MAVVFLYESFDWLREEKKVAEQAIIHGKLYDSKKGFPVFVNGEGEVYGEIFDLKEQEIDKLYMDLCKRGNFKKVQKTVKTDTNVIECLTFQFVEDTSSFLPINRGNWKEYNYFESKPERTFYFAYGSCMDTERMQKAGVDHHFQSIVGAGKLENYTLRFSVHVHDGGRADIVEEGGKVEGILYEVPFEAVEYLYVREGVYTNLYRPTFVNVEVNGVNYENCLTFVVCSKKEDLGPPDHYKNEILRGSKGRVTDTYYEKIKQYMENLQQRNVTN; this is encoded by the coding sequence ATGGCAGTCGTCTTTTTATATGAATCGTTCGATTGGTTACGAGAGGAGAAGAAAGTAGCGGAGCAAGCGATAATCCATGGAAAGTTATACGATTCAAAAAAGGGGTTCCCTGTTTTCGTAAATGGAGAAGGGGAAGTTTATGGCGAAATTTTCGATCTTAAAGAGCAAGAGATTGACAAGCTTTATATGGATTTATGTAAGAGGGGAAATTTTAAAAAAGTACAGAAAACCGTAAAAACAGATACAAATGTAATTGAATGTTTGACCTTCCAATTTGTTGAGGATACAAGCTCTTTTCTGCCTATCAATAGGGGGAATTGGAAAGAATATAATTACTTCGAATCAAAACCAGAGCGTACGTTCTATTTTGCTTACGGTTCATGTATGGATACAGAGCGAATGCAAAAGGCAGGCGTTGACCACCATTTCCAATCGATCGTCGGGGCTGGAAAACTTGAAAACTATACTCTACGTTTTTCTGTTCATGTCCACGATGGCGGGAGAGCTGACATTGTCGAGGAAGGTGGAAAGGTAGAAGGTATTTTATACGAGGTTCCTTTTGAGGCAGTCGAATACTTGTATGTAAGAGAAGGGGTATACACGAATTTATACCGTCCAACCTTTGTAAATGTCGAAGTAAATGGTGTGAACTATGAAAATTGTTTAACGTTCGTCGTTTGCAGCAAAAAGGAAGATTTAGGTCCGCCAGATCATTATAAAAACGAAATTTTAAGAGGTTCCAAAGGGAGAGTCACAGATACATATTATGAAAAAATAAAACAATACATGGAAAACCTCCAACAGCGTAACGTCACTAATTAA
- a CDS encoding acyl-CoA thioesterase, with the protein MENTKRCQDSFVVKTSIVLPPDTNTHGTMFGGKLMAYIDDVAAISAMRHARSQVVTASTDSVDFLHPIYEGDAVCLEAFVTYTGRSSMEVFVKVVAEKLMTGERNVCAISFLTMVAVDTNGRPVPVPTVQPETDFEKELHENAKKRAEVRKARKKENEAMVKNITTQLPW; encoded by the coding sequence ATGGAAAACACAAAGCGTTGCCAAGATTCGTTTGTTGTGAAAACAAGCATCGTTTTGCCACCGGACACGAATACTCATGGAACGATGTTCGGAGGAAAATTGATGGCATACATTGATGATGTTGCCGCGATATCGGCTATGAGGCACGCGCGTTCACAAGTCGTCACAGCTTCAACTGATTCAGTTGACTTTTTACATCCGATTTACGAAGGAGATGCCGTTTGTTTGGAAGCCTTTGTCACGTACACAGGACGTTCTTCGATGGAAGTGTTCGTCAAAGTCGTCGCGGAAAAACTAATGACAGGGGAGCGAAATGTATGTGCCATTTCGTTTTTAACGATGGTAGCGGTTGATACGAACGGCCGTCCGGTACCAGTACCAACTGTTCAGCCAGAAACGGATTTCGAAAAGGAATTACACGAAAATGCCAAAAAAAGAGCAGAAGTACGTAAAGCAAGAAAAAAAGAAAATGAGGCGATGGTGAAAAATATTACAACACAGTTGCCTTGGTAA
- a CDS encoding potassium channel family protein — MKNVILIKRLWIKALQMSGWTLFFGTTTLILFSSFFIHYLEPETFPSAFEGLWWTMTTVVTVGYGDVSPTTVQGKIFAMFLYVMGIGLMTIVIGKVIDSLSLRKRLREEGKLKITMRNHIILINWTKKTELALQELLTTFHDIHIVIVDEKLEKIPVLHERVEFVQGDPATEETLLQANLLDCKSAMIFAPDGVIKASQADGHTLLIASILEGLGKKNGRNIYTICEVSDSKHIQAFTHVNVEEFITPNDMSAHLAARSILFNGTTEIIRQLTSHVGYDLYHIKKKPHWNTYGDAKKELAELGATLLSNHEDMSIVTTLQTPIPDDAKLFIICDEKVYQKLR; from the coding sequence GTGAAAAATGTGATTTTAATTAAGCGACTTTGGATTAAAGCCCTTCAGATGAGCGGGTGGACATTGTTTTTTGGTACGACGACACTAATTTTATTTAGCAGTTTTTTTATTCATTATTTAGAGCCTGAAACATTCCCTTCCGCTTTCGAAGGTTTATGGTGGACGATGACGACCGTTGTAACAGTAGGATATGGTGATGTATCTCCTACGACCGTACAAGGAAAAATTTTTGCCATGTTTTTATATGTGATGGGAATTGGTCTTATGACGATTGTGATTGGGAAAGTTATCGATTCGTTATCGCTACGAAAAAGGCTGAGGGAGGAAGGAAAATTGAAGATTACAATGAGAAATCATATTATTTTAATTAATTGGACAAAGAAAACAGAGCTAGCCCTTCAAGAGCTTTTAACGACTTTTCACGATATTCATATTGTCATTGTAGATGAAAAATTAGAAAAGATTCCTGTACTTCACGAACGTGTGGAATTTGTTCAAGGAGATCCAGCAACTGAAGAAACGTTACTTCAAGCAAATTTACTTGATTGTAAATCGGCCATGATCTTTGCGCCAGATGGTGTGATAAAGGCATCGCAAGCTGATGGACATACTCTTTTAATTGCTTCAATATTAGAAGGGCTTGGGAAGAAAAACGGTCGGAACATTTATACGATTTGTGAGGTATCTGACTCCAAACATATTCAAGCATTTACCCATGTGAACGTGGAAGAATTTATTACTCCTAATGACATGTCAGCGCATTTAGCTGCTCGTTCTATTCTCTTTAACGGTACAACTGAGATTATTCGTCAGTTAACAAGTCATGTAGGATATGACTTATATCATATAAAAAAGAAGCCTCATTGGAACACATACGGTGATGCGAAAAAAGAGCTTGCTGAATTGGGTGCAACACTTTTGTCAAATCACGAAGACATGTCAATTGTAACAACCTTACAAACACCGATTCCTGATGATGCGAAGCTATTCATTATTTGTGATGAAAAAGTCTATCAAAAGCTGCGATAA
- a CDS encoding DUF350 domain-containing protein, with the protein MTFSSLFLSTISYIGVASLMLLIGIILFEVTTKNKEFELIKNGNKAAVYAFGGRILGLAIVLYSAIANSVNLLDMVIWGSVAIVIQILLFYIAEWITPKFKITQAIDDNNEAVGLFLLFLSIGIGLVIAGSLTY; encoded by the coding sequence ATGACATTTTCATCTTTATTTCTTTCAACGATTTCGTATATCGGGGTAGCATCTCTTATGTTATTAATCGGAATCATTTTATTCGAAGTGACGACTAAAAATAAAGAATTTGAATTAATCAAAAACGGAAATAAAGCAGCCGTTTATGCTTTCGGTGGACGAATTTTAGGGTTAGCGATTGTGTTGTATTCAGCTATAGCAAACTCGGTTAACTTATTAGATATGGTGATCTGGGGAAGTGTTGCAATTGTCATTCAAATATTATTGTTCTACATTGCTGAGTGGATCACGCCGAAGTTTAAGATTACACAAGCCATCGATGATAACAACGAAGCGGTTGGCTTATTCTTACTATTTTTATCTATCGGTATCGGTTTAGTAATTGCGGGTTCCTTAACCTACTAA
- a CDS encoding glutathionylspermidine synthase family protein — MTEREHRFEQKRKELFQSIPQFWPDLYGEEYALLDYYPLREDELNDIRIATERVGKIYAKTAKILRRSDDETLMQLDFPKEVIPFIRQRILPVESVIARCDFIMTDEGLKLIELNSDTPTFIKECFHVNQKVTDYFDVENPNAGCESMLKRSVEKAIKESIVKLKLTEPNIVFTSHDDHIEDKWTTQYLQELVSFPSTYVPLHELSIRKGEGLYDHHGRKIDVLYRQTYPLEHLLLDEDPITKEKVGIQLLELVQTGRLAIINPISAFLLQSKAVQAVIWGLHEQHHHFFTETEHQWIHTYFLPTYLDDTPFLEKGIPYVKKPSFGREGDTVEIYEGRKIRLGDSHKTYKDSLPVYQSYVPLPKKLLQTTNGKQECHLLVGSFLINAEPSAIGFRAGGPITDNAAYFLPVGVVNS, encoded by the coding sequence ATGACCGAACGAGAACATCGCTTTGAGCAAAAGCGTAAGGAATTGTTTCAATCAATTCCACAATTTTGGCCGGATTTATATGGAGAAGAATATGCCCTACTAGACTATTATCCATTAAGAGAAGATGAGTTGAATGATATTCGAATAGCAACTGAAAGAGTAGGGAAAATTTATGCCAAAACGGCAAAGATATTACGCCGTTCAGATGATGAAACACTCATGCAGTTAGATTTTCCTAAAGAGGTAATACCCTTTATTCGGCAGCGGATATTACCGGTTGAATCGGTGATTGCACGATGCGACTTTATTATGACAGATGAAGGGTTGAAGCTGATTGAATTAAATTCTGACACTCCTACATTTATTAAAGAATGTTTTCATGTGAATCAGAAAGTGACCGACTATTTCGATGTCGAAAACCCGAATGCAGGCTGCGAAAGTATGCTGAAGAGGTCGGTTGAAAAAGCCATTAAAGAATCTATTGTTAAGTTAAAACTAACTGAGCCGAATATCGTCTTCACGTCTCATGACGATCACATTGAAGACAAGTGGACGACACAATATTTGCAGGAGTTGGTTTCGTTTCCATCCACCTATGTGCCATTACATGAGCTCTCCATTCGAAAAGGGGAAGGCTTGTATGACCATCATGGACGGAAAATAGATGTTCTATATCGTCAAACATACCCGCTTGAACATTTGCTGCTAGATGAGGACCCGATTACCAAAGAGAAAGTTGGTATCCAACTTTTAGAGCTTGTTCAAACAGGACGTTTGGCCATTATTAATCCAATTTCAGCCTTCTTACTGCAGTCAAAAGCAGTCCAGGCGGTAATTTGGGGCTTACATGAACAACATCATCATTTTTTTACGGAAACGGAACATCAATGGATTCATACATATTTTTTACCAACTTATTTAGATGACACCCCGTTCCTAGAAAAAGGAATTCCTTACGTGAAAAAGCCGAGCTTTGGTCGAGAAGGAGATACGGTTGAAATTTACGAAGGAAGAAAAATACGTTTGGGGGACTCTCATAAAACGTATAAAGACTCTCTTCCAGTTTATCAATCGTATGTTCCATTACCAAAAAAATTACTTCAAACGACAAATGGTAAGCAAGAATGCCATTTATTAGTTGGTAGTTTTTTAATTAATGCTGAACCTAGTGCCATCGGTTTTAGAGCTGGTGGACCAATTACAGACAACGCGGCCTATTTCTTACCGGTCGGGGTAGTAAATTCATAA
- a CDS encoding aminotransferase yhxA codes for MELEKTKKLLTGIISATMVTSLTACSEDEEYSLPPVPEDDSCTEWEWDMDDGVWECDDIDSPHFGYLYFMGKAYKSKSSLYGSSDYKAYKGSSSFKGSTSGSTSKSSGFGSGSKGGFGG; via the coding sequence ATGGAATTGGAGAAGACGAAAAAATTATTAACAGGAATTATTTCCGCAACAATGGTAACAAGTTTAACGGCATGTAGTGAAGATGAAGAATATTCACTTCCTCCCGTACCTGAAGATGATTCTTGTACAGAATGGGAATGGGATATGGACGATGGTGTGTGGGAATGTGATGATATTGATTCCCCTCACTTCGGATATCTTTACTTTATGGGAAAAGCGTATAAATCAAAATCATCCCTATATGGAAGCTCTGATTACAAAGCGTACAAAGGAAGTAGCTCGTTTAAAGGAAGCACATCTGGAAGCACATCGAAAAGCTCAGGCTTTGGGTCGGGAAGTAAGGGAGGATTTGGTGGTTAA
- the pgmB gene encoding beta-phosphoglucomutase, translating into MKAVIFDMDGVLVDTNKAHYEAFLKVCQKRGLTFEYDDYDSVKGMHRHEIAETIYKNNGRTYTSRDIEHFSNEKNSCYQTLVEEMDETVILPGIIAFIHDLKANGMKLAVASSSTNVKRVLHQVGLLSYFDYVVDPTTLANGKPDPEIFLKACEQLHCSPNDCVAIEDGLAGMQAIKKTDMYAIGVGDTKGLEQADWHVKDTSELTYERFLEQLAICT; encoded by the coding sequence TTGAAAGCTGTAATCTTTGACATGGATGGGGTACTTGTTGATACGAATAAGGCCCATTATGAAGCCTTTTTAAAGGTGTGCCAAAAAAGAGGATTAACATTTGAATACGATGATTATGATAGTGTAAAAGGAATGCATCGACATGAAATCGCCGAAACAATTTATAAAAACAATGGTCGAACGTATACTTCGAGAGACATTGAACATTTTTCAAATGAGAAAAATAGTTGCTATCAAACTTTAGTGGAAGAGATGGATGAAACAGTCATTCTTCCAGGTATTATAGCCTTTATACATGATTTGAAGGCAAACGGAATGAAATTAGCAGTCGCATCGTCGAGTACGAATGTTAAACGAGTATTACATCAAGTCGGCTTACTTTCGTATTTCGACTATGTCGTTGACCCGACTACATTAGCTAACGGAAAACCAGATCCGGAAATATTCTTAAAAGCATGTGAACAACTGCATTGCTCTCCGAACGACTGCGTTGCTATTGAAGACGGCCTTGCAGGTATGCAAGCAATTAAAAAGACCGATATGTATGCGATAGGTGTAGGGGACACAAAAGGTTTGGAACAGGCAGATTGGCACGTTAAAGACACATCAGAACTTACCTATGAACGTTTTCTAGAGCAATTAGCCATTTGTACGTAA
- a CDS encoding DNA topoisomerase III: MKLIIAEKPDQGAKLAAPFPNKKRNGYIEIMPCDMFPKGAIMTWAIGHLCELVPPEEYDMKWKKWKLDTLPILPETFSHRVAKGKWKQFQVIRDFVKKREINEIIMAGDAGREGEAIVRLILQLCKPKQPLKRLWLSSLTEAAVKNGFSNLLDESETRNLFYEAYSRSCADWLVGMNASRVYSLLLKEKGITSLFSIGRVQTPTLSLIVKREKEIESFVSKPFWEVIASFQVNGKEYGGKWHKDGESRIEKQEMAQKIAQFCKGKDAEITEIKKEQKKYQPPYLFNLSSLQAEANKRFKFSPKKTLDIAQKLYIKGIISYPRSDSSFVTKEEAKLFPDTLAKFREMPEYQSYFPLPKPSLLQNKRYVNEKKVTDHYAIIPTEQVVKIESLPKEEQKIYDLIIKRLIAAHYDEAIINTTTVHTIVDQRATFVSKGSQIIQKGWHEVLKDKESKENMLPSLEENETGSVKDVMVKEGKTEPPKRYTEGQLITLMKTAGKFSEDDSLSKVLKETEGLGTEATRAQIITVLKDRGYIEVKKNQVYATEKGKLLIQSICTDLLTSPDMTAKWEQRLREIGKGEASAKQFIEQTKKLVLKLIEDAKNGSQGWSFDEIDREQIPSNQLKGKKRAVKLGKCPKCSGHIIDKGTFYGCTNYSKNDCKMTISKTILTKKITQANVKKLLKDGKTDLIKGFQKGEKSFDAYLQWKEGAITFQFPEKN, from the coding sequence ATGAAGTTAATTATAGCAGAAAAACCCGATCAAGGGGCGAAGCTAGCTGCACCTTTTCCAAATAAAAAAAGGAATGGATATATAGAAATTATGCCATGTGACATGTTTCCAAAAGGTGCCATTATGACATGGGCTATCGGGCATCTATGCGAATTAGTTCCACCAGAAGAATACGATATGAAATGGAAGAAATGGAAGCTAGACACATTACCGATCCTACCTGAAACGTTTTCTCATCGTGTCGCAAAAGGAAAATGGAAACAATTCCAAGTCATTCGAGACTTTGTGAAGAAGCGTGAAATTAATGAAATCATCATGGCAGGAGACGCAGGGAGAGAAGGTGAAGCAATCGTTCGGCTCATTTTACAGCTTTGCAAACCGAAACAACCGTTAAAGAGACTGTGGTTATCTTCGCTAACCGAAGCAGCCGTTAAAAACGGATTTTCCAATTTATTAGATGAATCTGAAACACGAAACCTATTTTATGAAGCGTATAGTCGCTCTTGTGCTGATTGGCTTGTTGGAATGAATGCATCTCGCGTCTATTCCTTGCTTTTAAAAGAAAAAGGGATTACGAGCTTGTTTTCAATTGGGCGTGTCCAAACTCCGACTTTGTCGTTAATCGTAAAACGTGAAAAAGAAATCGAATCTTTTGTCTCGAAACCGTTCTGGGAAGTCATTGCTTCATTTCAAGTGAATGGAAAAGAGTATGGAGGAAAATGGCATAAAGATGGAGAGAGTCGCATTGAAAAACAAGAGATGGCTCAAAAGATTGCCCAGTTTTGTAAAGGGAAAGATGCGGAGATTACAGAAATTAAAAAAGAACAAAAAAAGTATCAACCTCCATACCTTTTTAACCTTTCTTCATTACAAGCCGAAGCGAATAAACGTTTTAAATTTTCACCGAAAAAAACGTTAGATATCGCACAAAAACTATACATAAAAGGAATCATATCATACCCGCGATCGGATTCCAGCTTTGTCACAAAAGAAGAAGCAAAACTATTCCCTGATACATTAGCTAAATTTAGAGAAATGCCAGAATATCAGTCGTATTTTCCACTTCCGAAACCGTCATTGCTACAAAACAAACGATATGTCAATGAAAAGAAAGTTACGGACCATTACGCCATAATCCCGACAGAACAAGTAGTAAAGATTGAATCGTTACCAAAGGAAGAACAAAAGATTTACGATTTGATCATTAAAAGGCTAATCGCTGCTCACTATGATGAAGCGATTATCAACACGACAACTGTTCATACGATCGTTGATCAACGGGCTACGTTTGTTTCAAAAGGAAGTCAAATCATCCAAAAAGGCTGGCATGAAGTGTTGAAAGACAAGGAATCAAAAGAAAATATGTTACCTTCATTAGAAGAAAATGAGACAGGTTCAGTAAAAGACGTTATGGTCAAAGAAGGGAAAACTGAGCCACCGAAACGTTATACGGAAGGGCAACTAATTACCTTAATGAAAACGGCAGGGAAGTTTAGTGAAGATGATTCGTTAAGTAAAGTGCTAAAAGAAACAGAAGGCTTAGGAACGGAAGCAACGAGAGCCCAAATCATAACGGTGTTAAAAGATCGGGGTTATATTGAAGTGAAGAAGAATCAAGTGTATGCAACAGAAAAGGGGAAGTTGCTTATTCAATCTATTTGCACGGATTTATTAACCTCGCCTGATATGACCGCAAAATGGGAGCAGCGTCTTCGTGAGATAGGAAAAGGGGAGGCTTCTGCTAAACAATTCATCGAACAAACGAAAAAGCTCGTCTTAAAACTGATTGAGGATGCGAAAAATGGAAGTCAAGGCTGGTCCTTCGATGAAATTGATCGCGAACAAATTCCTTCTAATCAACTAAAAGGAAAAAAGCGGGCTGTTAAACTCGGAAAATGTCCAAAATGTAGTGGTCACATTATTGATAAAGGAACTTTTTACGGATGTACCAACTATTCTAAAAACGATTGTAAAATGACGATATCCAAAACGATTTTAACGAAAAAAATCACACAAGCGAATGTTAAAAAACTTTTGAAAGATGGAAAAACGGATTTAATAAAGGGATTTCAAAAAGGTGAGAAATCGTTTGATGCCTACTTACAGTGGAAAGAAGGGGCAATCACCTTTCAATTTCCAGAAAAGAATTAA
- a CDS encoding YjcZ family sporulation protein, with protein sequence MSEGYAGGGFALIVVLFILLVIVGTAFVGGFGGGYGYGGY encoded by the coding sequence ATGTCTGAAGGTTATGCAGGTGGAGGATTTGCGTTAATCGTTGTATTGTTCATCTTACTTGTAATTGTTGGTACGGCATTCGTCGGTGGTTTTGGCGGAGGCTACGGTTACGGAGGATACTAA
- a CDS encoding YjcZ family sporulation protein has product MGCYSPNYGCGGYGYGGGYGNTFVLIVVLFILLIIVGAAWCY; this is encoded by the coding sequence ATGGGATGTTACAGCCCTAACTATGGATGTGGCGGATATGGCTATGGTGGTGGATATGGTAATACGTTCGTATTGATCGTCGTATTGTTTATCTTATTAATTATTGTCGGTGCAGCTTGGTGCTATTAA
- a CDS encoding DoxX family protein, whose amino-acid sequence MTNRVEWGLFIGRLILGGTMLAHGIQKFTMMDNVVGMFTENFGLPAFVAYLTAIVETVAGLALILGLMVEVSALLLGLIMIGAIVTVKFPMAGFFGNGQMAGYELDLALLALSIILTVAGSRLFALTNLFSKRDKTTNTANI is encoded by the coding sequence ATGACCAATCGAGTTGAATGGGGCTTGTTCATTGGACGCTTGATTTTAGGTGGAACGATGTTAGCTCATGGCATTCAAAAGTTTACGATGATGGATAACGTTGTTGGCATGTTTACAGAGAATTTTGGGTTACCCGCATTCGTTGCTTATTTAACCGCTATTGTTGAAACTGTTGCAGGATTAGCACTCATTTTAGGACTCATGGTAGAAGTTTCTGCACTATTGCTCGGTCTTATCATGATCGGTGCGATTGTTACCGTAAAGTTCCCAATGGCTGGATTTTTTGGAAATGGACAAATGGCAGGGTATGAACTTGATTTAGCATTACTGGCTTTATCTATTATTTTAACGGTCGCTGGTAGTCGATTATTCGCTTTAACCAACCTGTTTTCCAAACGGGATAAAACGACAAATACTGCTAATATTTAA
- a CDS encoding glutaredoxin family protein → MTNTLYMMDGCSKCAKAINHLKTNGIPYIKVNVLGNIKAQKHLKQIVGEIYTPVFQMDNGSIFKGEEILNYFEGPKT, encoded by the coding sequence ATGACGAATACATTATATATGATGGACGGTTGTTCAAAATGTGCAAAAGCCATAAATCATTTAAAAACAAATGGTATTCCGTATATAAAAGTTAATGTTTTAGGAAATATCAAAGCTCAAAAGCATCTGAAACAGATTGTAGGTGAAATATATACACCCGTATTCCAAATGGATAATGGGTCTATTTTTAAGGGGGAAGAAATATTAAACTATTTTGAGGGTCCAAAGACCTGA
- a CDS encoding Crp/Fnr family transcriptional regulator, whose protein sequence is MDKLFLLSQISLFDELPMEDIKIIDELSEMKPVKKGTTILSPDKPMKALFLLKEGQVRLYRMNQNGKQFTVDILVDGNIFGETSTLSLTDDQIYAEAMTDSYLCLLSKADFEEFIEKNPKIALKFINILSTRLKEVYSLSEKIALGDVKNRILYLLLKLSEKTGRRKKEWQTIEMRITHQDIANMIGSTRETTSAVMSQLKKEGYIKKGLRLSVNIEKAKELIEEE, encoded by the coding sequence ATGGATAAACTGTTCTTATTATCACAAATTAGTTTATTTGACGAGCTTCCGATGGAAGATATTAAAATCATCGATGAGTTAAGTGAGATGAAACCGGTAAAGAAAGGGACAACCATTTTATCGCCTGATAAACCGATGAAAGCATTATTTTTATTGAAGGAAGGTCAAGTGCGCTTATATCGAATGAATCAGAATGGAAAACAATTCACTGTTGATATATTAGTAGATGGTAATATATTCGGAGAAACGAGTACGTTGTCTTTAACAGACGATCAAATTTATGCAGAAGCGATGACAGATTCGTATTTATGCTTATTAAGCAAAGCGGATTTTGAAGAATTTATTGAAAAAAATCCAAAAATTGCTTTAAAATTCATCAATATATTATCAACACGCTTGAAGGAAGTCTATTCACTGAGTGAAAAAATTGCATTAGGTGATGTGAAAAACCGTATCCTTTACTTACTATTGAAATTAAGTGAAAAAACAGGTCGGAGAAAAAAAGAATGGCAAACGATTGAAATGCGTATTACCCATCAAGATATTGCCAATATGATTGGATCTACCCGTGAAACAACAAGTGCCGTTATGAGTCAACTGAAAAAAGAAGGCTATATAAAAAAAGGGTTACGACTCTCGGTGAACATTGAAAAAGCAAAAGAATTAATTGAGGAAGAATAA